ATCATTTTTGAAATAGGTTTCGGCCAGGCCGGCGAAATAAAGAAGATAATAACGTCGGGTGGTTTTGAGGTAATTGAAACGAAAAAAGATTTTAACGATATCGATAGGGTCATTATCGCCAAATGGATAAGCTCGTAATCGAAGGCGGCAGGCGTCTGGAAGGAGCCGTAACAATAAGCGGCGCCAAAAACGCGTGCCTGCCGATACTCGCGGCGGCGTTACTCTCCGACGAGAAATCGGTCATACACAATATACCGGCCCTGCGGGATATGTCGACGATGCTGAAGATACTGAAGAACTTCGGCGTCAGGGTTCAGCAGGATGGTTCGACGGTTATGGTGGAGCCGCACGGTTACAAAAAGTACGCGGCGCCTTATGAGCTCGTCAGCACGATGCGCGCCTCAGTCTGTGTGTTGGGGCCGCTTCTGGCCAAACAGAGAAGGGCGGAGGTTTCATTTCCCGGCGGGTGCGTTATAGGCCCGAGGCCGATTGACCTGCACATTAAGGGTTTGAGGGCGCTGGGCGCGGATATAAAAGTCGAACGCGGTTACATAATCGCCGACGGCAAGCGTCTTCGGGGCGGCAACGTTTATTTGGGCGGGCATTTCGGCTCGAGCGTGCTGGCCACCGCTAACACGATGATGGCGGCCACGCTCGCCAGGGGCGAGACGGTGATAGAGAATGCCGCCTGCGAGCCGGAGGTCGTAGACCTTACCAATTTTCTCGTTAATATGGGCGCTAAGATAAAAGGCGTGGGAACGCATACGCTCATTATCGAAGGCGTAAAGAAACTGCACGGCGCGGAGCATCATGTTATTTCCGACAGGATCGAGACCGGCACTTACATATTGGCCGCGGCGATAACAAAGGGCGATATTACACTGAAGGGCGCTTCAGCCGATCATATGGTCGCTTTGATAGATAAACTTACCGAAGCGGGGCTTGAAATAAAAAAGACTGCTTCCGGATTGCGGGTACGTTACACCAAAAGATTGAAGCCGATGGATATAACGACACTGCCGTATCCGGGTTTTCCGACGGACATGCAGGCGCAGTTCATGAGTTTGATGACGGTGACCGACGGAATAAGCGTCATAACCGAGAAGATATATCCCGAGAGATTTATTCATATAAGCGAATTGAGCAGGATGGGCGCCGAGATATTGTTGGAAGGTGCCAGCGCTATAGTGAAAGGCGTAAAAAATTTGAGCGGCGCTCCTGTCATGGCATCGGATCTCAGGGCGTCGGCCGCGTTGGTTTTGGCAGGACTTGTGGCCAAGGGCAGGACGGATGTTCACAGGATATACCACCTCGATAGAGGATACGAAAATATAGAAGCGAAGCTCCGCTCCCTCGGGGCGAAGGTGTGGAGAGAGAAAGAAAAGTAGAAAGTAAAGTCTCGCCGGGATTTGAATTATAGGCGGGACGATTTGACAGAGTGAAACAATAACAAATCGGAGGAGATAATGCCAGCAGTAATAAGATTGACGAGGACAGGGGCACTTAAAAAGCCGGTCCACCGGATAGTGGTGATAGAAAAAACGAGGGCAAGGGACGGAAAGCCCATAGAGTATCTTGGTTACTATGATCCGAAGACTAATCCCGCTACGGTAAAGGTTAAAAAAGAGAGAGCGGAATATTGGCTTGGAGTAGGCGCGCTTCCATCACCGGCAGTGAGGACGCTTCTGAAGAAACAGGGTATAAAAGTATAACAAGATGTTAATCGATATCCTGACGCTATTCCCGAAAATGTTCGAGAACGTGCTCGGCGAATCGATATTGCACCGCGCGCAGAAGAAGGGTCTTGCCGGGATAAGGGTGTGGGATTTACGTGATTGGACGTCGGATGCCCATCGCAGTGCGGACGATAAACCGTTCGGCGGCGGGCCCGGAATGGTGATGAAGATAGAGCCGGTCTGGCGCGCGCTCGAGGAATTGAAAAAAAGCCCGGAAGGCAAAGCTCGCGCGGCAAAGATAGTGCTTTTGACGCCGCAAGGTAAACGGTTCGACCAGAAGACCGCGAAACGTTTTGCGAAAGAAAAACGGCTTATCCTGATATGCGGCCACTACGAAGGCGTAGATGAGCGGATAAGGCAGATGGCCGACGAAGAAGTATCGATCGGCGATTATGTCCTGACGTGCGGTGAGATACCCGCGATGGCGCTTATGGATGCGGTAGTCCGGCTGATACCGGGCGTTTTGGGTGACGATGAATCGATAGTGTCGGAATCTTTTGAAAGAGGGCTTTTGGAATATCCGCAATATACGAGGCCCGCGGAATTTAAAGGAAAGAAGGTCCCGCAGGTACTCTTAAGCGGCGACCATAAAAAGATAGAAGAGTGGCGAATGGCTGAGGCGCTGAAGAGAACAAAAGAGCGCCGGCCGGATTTGTTGATTGGTGTAAAAAGTAAACATGGAAAGGCGGACTAACAATGGATAACAATATGATCAAACTCGTTGAGGCGAAATTCCTGAAGAAGGAGATCTCACAGTTCAGTATTGGCGATACGGTTGACGTTCAGATGAAGATCGTTGAAGAAGGAAAAGCGCGTATCCAGACATTTGAGGGCATAGTCATAGCGCGCGCCGGTTCAGGGCTTACCGAAACATTCACTGTGCGCAAGATGTCGTACGGCGAAGGCGTTGAAATGGTATTCCCCATACATTCTCCCTCGATCGACAAGATCAAGATCGTGAAGAAGGGCGATGTGAATAGGGCTAAACTCTATTACCTGAAGCGAAAAGTAGGGAAAGATACGAAAGTCGATGAGAAGATCACGCACATCGCCGAACAACCGCCGGCTCCTCAAGATCGAAAGGCGGCTGAGTAATTCGGGTTGTCTGACAATAGCCGGTGTAGACGAAGCGGGCCGCGGCCCGCTCGCCGGGCCTGTTATTGCCGGCGCTGTCATACTGAAAAGCCTCGATTTTACCTGCACGATAGACGATTCGAAAAAATTATCGCAAAAAAAACGTGAAAAGGCCTACGATGAGATATTCAAAAAGGCCTTTGTCGGCGTCGGCATCGTAGATGAAAAAGCGATCGACGAATTGAACATATATCGCGCGACTTTACGCGCGATGGAGATCGCCATTGCAAACCTCGATATCCCGCCCGATCACATCATAGTGGACGGTAAAATGAAACTTACCGCGAAGTGTCCGGTTCTATGCGTTGTTCGGGGCGATTCGAAGTCGATGTCCGTGGCCGCCGCATCCATAGTGGCCAAGGTTACGCGCGACCGGATCATGGTCGATTACCACAAAGAGTACCCTCAGTACGGTTTTGCCCGTCATAAAGGTTATGGCACGCGCCTGCATAAAGAGGCCCTAAGCCGCTTTGGGCCGTCCCCGATACATCGATACAGCTACCAACCTGTCAAAGAAGCCGCCATTTCAGTCAAAAAACCCTTGATATAATCCTGACTTAACCTTATAATAATATTTCCTTCAATTAACAATATAATATAATAGCTACGATAGCGGGCTTACGATGAAGAGCGATGTTCAAATAGCAGCGGAAGCGAAGTTGAAGCCGATATCAGCGATAGCCGGCAGTATCGGCATACCCGGCAGATATATCGAGGCTTATGGAAGCCACAAAGCCAAAGTCTCCATAGATATTCTCACGTCCTTAAAACCGAAAAAAAAGTCTAAGTACATCGTAGTTACCGGCATAACGCCTACGCATCTGGGCGAGGGGAAGACCGTTACGACGATCGGTCTTTCGATGGCGCTCAATCGTCTTGGGAAACGGTCTATAGCGTGCCTGAGACAACCGTCCATGGGGCCTTTCTTTGGTGTAAAAGGCGGCGGGGTCGGGGGTGGTTATTCGCAGGTAGCTCCGGAATATGATATAAATCTGCATCTGACAGGCGATATCCATGCGGTTACGCAGGCGCATAATCTTGCCGCGTCGTTCCTCGATAACCACCTCTACCGAGGGAATAAACTCAACATAGATATTAACAGGATTTTCTGGCGCCGCGTACTCGATGTCAATGACAGGGCGCTTAGGAATATCAGGATAGCCATAGGCGGGAAGGAGTCGGGCGTCGAACGCGATACGGGCTTCGACATAACCGCCGCAAGCGAGATCATGGCTATTCTCGCGCTCGCCGAGTCAATG
This genomic stretch from Candidatus Omnitrophota bacterium harbors:
- the murA gene encoding UDP-N-acetylglucosamine 1-carboxyvinyltransferase; its protein translation is MDKLVIEGGRRLEGAVTISGAKNACLPILAAALLSDEKSVIHNIPALRDMSTMLKILKNFGVRVQQDGSTVMVEPHGYKKYAAPYELVSTMRASVCVLGPLLAKQRRAEVSFPGGCVIGPRPIDLHIKGLRALGADIKVERGYIIADGKRLRGGNVYLGGHFGSSVLATANTMMAATLARGETVIENAACEPEVVDLTNFLVNMGAKIKGVGTHTLIIEGVKKLHGAEHHVISDRIETGTYILAAAITKGDITLKGASADHMVALIDKLTEAGLEIKKTASGLRVRYTKRLKPMDITTLPYPGFPTDMQAQFMSLMTVTDGISVITEKIYPERFIHISELSRMGAEILLEGASAIVKGVKNLSGAPVMASDLRASAALVLAGLVAKGRTDVHRIYHLDRGYENIEAKLRSLGAKVWREKEK
- the rpsP gene encoding 30S ribosomal protein S16; protein product: MPAVIRLTRTGALKKPVHRIVVIEKTRARDGKPIEYLGYYDPKTNPATVKVKKERAEYWLGVGALPSPAVRTLLKKQGIKV
- the trmD gene encoding tRNA (guanosine(37)-N1)-methyltransferase TrmD; protein product: MLIDILTLFPKMFENVLGESILHRAQKKGLAGIRVWDLRDWTSDAHRSADDKPFGGGPGMVMKIEPVWRALEELKKSPEGKARAAKIVLLTPQGKRFDQKTAKRFAKEKRLILICGHYEGVDERIRQMADEEVSIGDYVLTCGEIPAMALMDAVVRLIPGVLGDDESIVSESFERGLLEYPQYTRPAEFKGKKVPQVLLSGDHKKIEEWRMAEALKRTKERRPDLLIGVKSKHGKAD
- the rplS gene encoding 50S ribosomal protein L19, whose product is MDNNMIKLVEAKFLKKEISQFSIGDTVDVQMKIVEEGKARIQTFEGIVIARAGSGLTETFTVRKMSYGEGVEMVFPIHSPSIDKIKIVKKGDVNRAKLYYLKRKVGKDTKVDEKITHIAEQPPAPQDRKAAE
- a CDS encoding ribonuclease HII; this encodes MRRSRTSPNNRRLLKIERRLSNSGCLTIAGVDEAGRGPLAGPVIAGAVILKSLDFTCTIDDSKKLSQKKREKAYDEIFKKAFVGVGIVDEKAIDELNIYRATLRAMEIAIANLDIPPDHIIVDGKMKLTAKCPVLCVVRGDSKSMSVAAASIVAKVTRDRIMVDYHKEYPQYGFARHKGYGTRLHKEALSRFGPSPIHRYSYQPVKEAAISVKKPLI